One Telluria mixta DNA window includes the following coding sequences:
- a CDS encoding LytR/AlgR family response regulator transcription factor, which translates to MPTAIIADDERLMRDLLRTRLSQVWPDLEIIGEAKNGDEAVQLVDELKPDLTFLDIRMPGKTGMEAARDIGDASQVVFVTAYDQYAVEAFERGAIDYVLKPPEPERLKITVERLKERLATPAQAATASVNVSDTVTAMLSQLAEKIAAPKPKYLQWIQASIGQDLRMIPVEEILFFRSDEKYTCVQTEKFEALIRKPVRDLAEELDPSLFWQIHRATLVNVNAIEGVTRDIRGRHLVLIKGRQEKLEVSRSFLHLFKQM; encoded by the coding sequence ATGCCTACCGCTATCATTGCCGACGACGAAAGACTGATGCGCGACCTGCTGCGCACCCGATTGTCCCAGGTGTGGCCGGACCTCGAGATCATCGGCGAAGCGAAGAATGGCGACGAGGCCGTGCAGCTCGTCGACGAACTGAAACCCGACCTGACCTTCCTCGACATCCGCATGCCGGGCAAGACGGGCATGGAAGCGGCGCGCGACATCGGCGACGCCAGCCAGGTCGTGTTCGTCACCGCCTACGACCAGTACGCCGTGGAAGCGTTCGAACGGGGCGCCATCGACTACGTGCTGAAACCGCCCGAGCCCGAGCGCCTGAAGATCACCGTCGAGCGCCTGAAGGAACGCCTGGCAACGCCGGCGCAGGCGGCCACCGCGTCCGTCAACGTCAGCGACACGGTGACGGCCATGCTGTCGCAGCTGGCCGAAAAGATCGCGGCGCCGAAGCCGAAATACCTGCAATGGATCCAGGCCAGCATCGGCCAGGACCTGCGTATGATCCCGGTCGAGGAAATCCTGTTCTTCCGTTCCGACGAAAAATATACTTGCGTTCAGACCGAGAAATTCGAGGCGCTGATCCGCAAGCCGGTGCGCGACTTGGCCGAAGAGCTCGATCCGTCGCTGTTCTGGCAGATCCACCGCGCCACGCTCGTGAACGTCAACGCCATCGAAGGCGTGACGCGCGACATCCGTGGCCGTCATTTGGTGCTAATCAAGGGCCGCCAGGAAAAACTCGAAGTCAGCCGCAGCTTCCTCCACCTCTTCAAGCAGATGTAA
- a CDS encoding PAS domain-containing sensor histidine kinase, translating into MKYPRRSRASGRSAAWLLAGFAAGYWLGRRFRQELETVQANRQIVNHVSEAIISADQSNTIVMANPAAAALFGTTVEQMVGSPLERYIESPDGDEPIDVFRPGSGRAGRRATDYTVIGLRGDGERFPIEGSISRTNDGAPFYTVVMRDVSERRGVQEKLTRSHDQLRQLSAALQTIREEERTHIARELHDDLGQLLASLRMDLTLLQHADGTPSESLRLMRGMEDNLLTAITSLRRIATNLRPRALDEGGLYFALLGLRDDFIERYAIPTTLLADEAELRLDDTASTAIFRIVQEALTNIARHAQATRVMMNLFRLNSDLLITIRDDGRGIRPEDMEKAESLGLIGMRERVWAMKGEITIGADEPHGTRIDIVLPLHDHLV; encoded by the coding sequence ATGAAATACCCGCGCCGCTCCCGCGCTTCCGGCAGGTCCGCAGCCTGGCTTCTAGCCGGGTTCGCGGCCGGCTATTGGCTGGGCCGGCGCTTCCGACAGGAGCTTGAAACCGTGCAGGCCAACCGCCAGATCGTCAACCACGTCAGCGAAGCCATCATCTCCGCCGACCAATCGAATACCATCGTCATGGCCAATCCGGCCGCGGCCGCCCTGTTCGGCACGACCGTCGAGCAGATGGTGGGGAGTCCGCTCGAGCGCTATATCGAGTCGCCGGACGGCGACGAACCCATCGATGTCTTCCGCCCCGGCAGCGGCCGCGCCGGGCGCCGCGCCACCGACTATACAGTCATCGGCCTGCGCGGCGACGGCGAACGCTTCCCCATCGAAGGGTCCATCTCGCGCACCAATGACGGCGCGCCGTTCTACACCGTCGTCATGCGCGACGTCAGCGAACGGCGCGGCGTGCAGGAAAAGCTCACGCGCTCGCACGACCAGTTGCGCCAGCTGTCCGCCGCCCTGCAGACCATCCGCGAGGAAGAACGCACCCACATCGCGCGCGAGCTGCACGACGACCTCGGCCAGCTGCTCGCGTCGCTGCGCATGGATCTCACCCTGCTGCAGCATGCCGACGGCACGCCCAGCGAGAGCCTGCGCCTGATGCGCGGCATGGAAGACAATCTGCTCACCGCCATCACGTCGCTGCGCCGCATCGCGACCAATCTGCGTCCGCGCGCGCTCGACGAAGGCGGCCTGTATTTCGCCCTGCTGGGCCTGCGCGACGATTTCATCGAGCGCTACGCCATCCCGACCACCCTGCTGGCCGACGAAGCCGAGCTGCGCCTGGACGACACGGCCAGCACCGCCATCTTCCGCATCGTGCAGGAAGCGCTGACGAACATCGCCCGCCATGCGCAGGCCACGCGCGTCATGATGAACCTGTTCCGGCTGAACAGCGACCTGCTCATCACGATCCGCGACGATGGCCGCGGAATCCGTCCGGAAGACATGGAAAAGGCGGAATCCCTGGGCCTGATCGGCATGCGCGAACGGGTCTGGGCAATGAAGGGCGAGATCACGATCGGGGCGGACGAACCGCACGGCACCCGCATCGACATCGTGCTGCCCTTGCACGATCACCTCGTGTAA
- a CDS encoding porin codes for MQVKRLAAAVVALTPLFAAAQTNVTLYGVVDAAIESGDAGNPDGRHTNVQSGNQSGSRFGFRGSEDLGNGLKAIFNLEAGVAVDTGAQDSAGLFQRRAVVGLEGAFGTVTLGREYSPIAIVAAASDEFGQGFYGTNLSAFGSGKVTRRLANSVNYKSASFNGFDLLATYSAGEKTTGPSGDLKGIGAEYKLGGLYLGAAYHTLKRVSSGNDKEYGAGAAYTFADVGGLEIKANYLSADPDGANNKFKQYNLGAGYPFGANKVYVNLQQNKLENGAKGNAWALAYSYSLSKRTNLYASYANLNNNGLATFGLNSGSNNLTPAATSLGGDPSVFTVGMRHTF; via the coding sequence ATGCAAGTCAAACGCCTGGCCGCAGCCGTGGTCGCCCTCACCCCCCTGTTCGCCGCCGCCCAGACCAACGTGACCCTGTACGGTGTCGTCGACGCCGCCATCGAGTCCGGCGACGCCGGCAATCCGGATGGCCGCCATACCAACGTCCAGTCGGGCAACCAGTCGGGCAGCCGCTTCGGCTTCCGCGGTTCGGAAGACCTGGGCAACGGCCTGAAGGCCATCTTCAACCTGGAAGCGGGCGTTGCAGTCGACACCGGCGCGCAGGATTCCGCCGGCCTGTTCCAGCGCCGCGCCGTCGTCGGCCTGGAAGGCGCCTTCGGTACCGTGACGCTGGGCCGCGAATACTCGCCGATCGCCATCGTCGCCGCCGCCTCCGACGAATTCGGCCAGGGCTTCTACGGCACCAACCTGTCGGCCTTCGGTTCGGGCAAGGTGACCCGCCGCCTGGCCAACTCGGTCAACTACAAGAGCGCATCGTTCAACGGTTTCGACCTGCTGGCCACCTACTCGGCCGGCGAAAAGACGACCGGTCCGTCGGGCGACCTGAAGGGTATCGGCGCCGAATACAAGCTGGGCGGCCTGTACCTGGGCGCGGCCTACCACACGCTGAAGCGCGTCTCGTCGGGCAACGACAAGGAATACGGCGCGGGCGCCGCCTACACGTTCGCGGACGTCGGCGGCCTGGAGATCAAGGCCAACTACCTGTCGGCCGATCCGGACGGCGCGAACAACAAGTTCAAGCAGTACAACCTGGGCGCGGGCTACCCGTTCGGCGCGAACAAGGTCTATGTCAACCTGCAGCAGAACAAGCTGGAAAACGGCGCCAAGGGCAATGCCTGGGCACTGGCCTACAGCTACTCGCTGTCGAAGCGCACGAATTTGTACGCGTCGTACGCCAACCTGAACAACAACGGCCTGGCCACCTTCGGCCTTAACTCGGGTTCGAACAACCTGACCCCGGCCGCGACGTCGCTGGGCGGCGATCCGTCGGTGTTCACCGTCGGCATGCGTCACACGTTCTAA
- a CDS encoding class I SAM-dependent methyltransferase produces MNRQNDPVARYYATSTQAADAALSRAERANDLSKVRERIAQLVRGQTVLELACGTGYWTEVIAATAEKVLATDILDEMIARAATRRFPEGKVAFRTVDGLDLPEDLGTFSCVFIGFWWSHLKRDEQDALLVQLRARLGRDVTLILLDDAYVEGSSTTIARTDAQGNTYEIVAAPDGERFELPKNYPADSALRKRLGGEVREIRIERLTYYWLLTCRLK; encoded by the coding sequence ATGAATCGACAGAATGACCCCGTCGCGCGTTACTACGCGACCAGCACGCAGGCCGCGGACGCCGCGCTGTCCCGGGCGGAACGCGCCAACGATTTATCGAAGGTGCGCGAACGCATCGCGCAACTGGTGCGCGGCCAGACCGTGCTGGAACTGGCTTGCGGCACGGGCTACTGGACCGAAGTGATCGCCGCGACGGCCGAGAAGGTCCTGGCGACCGACATCCTCGACGAGATGATCGCCCGCGCTGCAACCCGCCGCTTCCCGGAGGGCAAGGTCGCGTTCCGCACCGTGGACGGCCTCGACCTCCCCGAAGACCTGGGCACGTTTTCCTGCGTGTTCATCGGCTTCTGGTGGTCGCACCTGAAGCGCGACGAGCAGGACGCGCTGCTGGTCCAGCTGCGCGCCCGCCTCGGCCGTGACGTCACCTTGATCCTGCTGGACGACGCCTACGTGGAGGGCAGCAGCACGACGATCGCGCGCACGGATGCGCAGGGCAATACGTATGAGATCGTCGCGGCGCCGGATGGCGAGCGGTTCGAGTTGCCGAAGAATTATCCGGCCGACAGCGCGCTGCGCAAGCGGCTCGGCGGCGAGGTGCGGGAGATCCGCATCGAGCGGTTGACCTATTACTGGCTGCTCACCTGCCGGCTGAAATAA
- a CDS encoding CysB family HTH-type transcriptional regulator translates to MNLHQLRFVREAVRQNYNLTDAAKALFTSQPGVSKAIIELEEELGVDIFTRHGKRIRGLTEPGRLVLHSVELIMQEIDSLKRIGKEYAAQDSGSFTIATTHTQARYMLPKIVQAFMQRYPKVRLSLLQGNPRQIADMVKNDQADLAIATESIAAVDGLITLPCYQWEHVLVVPHEHPLTKSKAISLEEIAGYPLITYDAAFAGRSKIDHAFELRNLKPDVLLEAIDADVIKTYVELGMGIGIIAGMAFDQERDRNLRAIPVGHLFGMNVSRVAVKQGAYLRSYIYTFIELLAPTLNRKMVESAMRGTSENYEL, encoded by the coding sequence ATGAACCTACACCAACTACGTTTCGTGCGCGAAGCGGTCCGCCAGAACTACAACCTGACCGACGCCGCCAAGGCGTTGTTCACGTCGCAACCCGGGGTGTCGAAAGCCATCATCGAGCTGGAGGAAGAGCTCGGCGTCGACATCTTCACCCGCCACGGCAAGCGCATCCGCGGCCTGACGGAGCCGGGCCGCCTCGTCCTGCATTCGGTCGAGCTGATCATGCAGGAGATCGACAGCCTCAAGCGCATCGGCAAGGAATACGCCGCCCAGGACAGCGGCAGCTTCACCATCGCCACCACGCACACGCAGGCGCGCTACATGCTGCCCAAGATCGTGCAGGCCTTCATGCAGCGCTACCCGAAAGTCAGGTTGTCCTTATTGCAAGGCAATCCGCGCCAGATCGCCGACATGGTCAAGAACGACCAGGCCGACCTCGCCATCGCGACGGAATCGATCGCCGCGGTCGACGGCCTGATCACCCTGCCGTGCTACCAGTGGGAACACGTCCTCGTCGTGCCGCACGAGCACCCGCTGACGAAGTCGAAGGCGATCTCGCTGGAAGAAATCGCGGGCTACCCGTTGATCACGTACGACGCCGCGTTCGCCGGCCGCAGCAAGATCGACCATGCGTTCGAACTGCGCAACCTGAAGCCGGACGTCCTGCTGGAAGCGATCGACGCCGACGTCATCAAGACATACGTGGAGCTGGGCATGGGCATCGGCATCATCGCCGGCATGGCCTTCGACCAGGAACGCGACCGCAACCTGCGCGCGATTCCCGTCGGCCACTTGTTCGGCATGAATGTGTCGCGCGTCGCGGTGAAGCAGGGCGCTTACCTGCGCAGCTATATCTATACGTTCATCGAGCTGCTGGCCCCCACGCTCAACCGCAAGATGGTCGAGTCGGCGATGCGCGGCACCAGTGAAAATTACGAGCTTTAA
- a CDS encoding nitrite/sulfite reductase, with translation MYRYDQYDHLIVRERIAQYRDQVRRRLADELTEEEFLPLRLQNGLYMQRHAYMLRIAVPYGLLSTAQMRMFAHIARKYDRGYGHFTTRQNIQFNWIELEQTPDILTDLASVEMHAIQTSGNCIRNTTTDEYAGVAADEIIDPRPYAELIRQWSTFHPEFIALPRKFKIAINGAVEDRAAIAVHDIGLTAVRNDAGEVGFKFMVGGGLGRTPIIGSVINDFVPWQHLLTYTEAIMRVYNQFGRRDNKYKARIKILVKAVGAEEFARLVEAEFADLKDGPETLTREEVERVAQWFNPKPYLTLPSIDPRAEHAGDKAFANWLQRNVKPHKVPGYASVVLSLKKTGVPPGDATAEQMDFVADLADKYSFGELRVTHEQNLVLADVEQSKLFEVWQQAKARGLATPNIGLLTDMISCPGGDYCSLANAKSIPIAAAIAERFDNLDFQHDIGDIELNISGCINACGHHHVGHIGVLGVDKDGAEWYQVSIGGAQGNESAIGKIIGPSFSAPQMPEVVGRLLEVYVKNRVEGERFVDVAQRLGVAPFKEHVYATPIPAGAKVGEDEYA, from the coding sequence ATGTACCGTTACGACCAATACGACCATCTCATCGTACGTGAACGCATCGCCCAGTACCGCGACCAGGTACGGCGCCGTCTCGCCGACGAGCTGACCGAAGAAGAATTCCTGCCGCTGCGCTTGCAGAACGGCCTGTACATGCAGCGTCATGCCTACATGCTGCGCATCGCCGTCCCGTACGGCCTGCTGTCGACGGCGCAGATGCGCATGTTCGCCCACATCGCCCGCAAGTACGACCGCGGCTACGGCCACTTCACGACGCGCCAGAACATCCAGTTCAACTGGATCGAGCTGGAGCAGACCCCGGACATCCTGACCGACCTGGCCTCGGTCGAGATGCACGCGATCCAGACGTCGGGCAATTGCATCCGTAACACGACGACGGACGAGTACGCCGGCGTCGCGGCCGACGAGATCATCGATCCGCGTCCGTATGCCGAACTCATCCGCCAGTGGAGCACGTTCCACCCGGAATTCATCGCCCTGCCCCGCAAGTTCAAGATCGCGATCAATGGCGCCGTGGAAGACCGCGCCGCGATCGCCGTCCACGACATCGGCCTGACGGCCGTGCGCAACGACGCCGGTGAAGTCGGCTTCAAGTTCATGGTGGGGGGTGGTCTCGGCCGTACGCCGATCATCGGCAGCGTGATCAACGACTTCGTGCCCTGGCAGCACCTGCTGACGTACACGGAAGCGATCATGCGCGTGTACAACCAGTTCGGCCGCCGCGACAACAAGTACAAGGCCCGCATCAAGATCCTCGTGAAGGCCGTGGGCGCCGAGGAATTCGCGCGTCTGGTCGAGGCGGAATTCGCCGACCTGAAGGACGGTCCGGAAACGCTGACCCGCGAGGAAGTCGAACGCGTGGCGCAATGGTTCAATCCGAAGCCCTACCTGACCCTGCCGAGCATCGACCCGCGCGCCGAGCACGCCGGCGATAAAGCGTTCGCCAACTGGCTGCAGCGCAACGTCAAGCCGCACAAGGTGCCGGGCTATGCCTCCGTCGTGCTGTCGCTCAAGAAGACCGGCGTGCCGCCGGGCGACGCGACCGCCGAGCAGATGGATTTCGTGGCCGACCTGGCCGACAAGTACAGCTTCGGCGAACTGCGCGTGACGCACGAGCAGAACCTCGTGCTGGCCGACGTCGAGCAGTCGAAACTGTTCGAAGTGTGGCAACAGGCCAAGGCACGCGGCCTCGCGACGCCGAACATCGGACTGCTGACCGACATGATCTCGTGCCCGGGTGGCGACTACTGCTCGCTGGCGAACGCGAAATCGATCCCGATCGCGGCCGCCATCGCCGAGCGTTTCGACAACCTGGACTTCCAGCACGACATTGGCGACATCGAGCTGAACATCTCGGGCTGCATCAACGCCTGCGGCCACCACCACGTGGGCCACATCGGCGTGCTGGGCGTGGACAAGGACGGTGCCGAGTGGTACCAGGTGTCGATCGGCGGTGCCCAGGGCAACGAGTCGGCCATCGGCAAGATCATCGGCCCGTCGTTCTCCGCACCGCAGATGCCGGAAGTCGTCGGCCGCCTGCTCGAGGTGTACGTGAAGAACCGCGTCGAAGGCGAACGCTTCGTCGACGTGGCGCAGCGCCTCGGTGTCGCGCCGTTCAAGGAACATGTGTATGCCACGCCGATCCCGGCCGGCGCCAAGGTTGGGGAAGACGAATATGCCTAA
- a CDS encoding DUF934 domain-containing protein → MPNFELHSHKQIIKHREVVDDDWSVLKLVEDGTPDTVEVPAGKIIVPLKVWQAQREQLLGRAARKELGIWFASDELANTVKDDLDKFAVIAVDFPKFSDGRGYSIAYNLRKRLGYQGELRAIGDVLRDQLFQMYRCGFNAYATRQDRNIHDALKGLTVFSETYQASVDNELPLFRRHPRGALPEHSDLGAGI, encoded by the coding sequence ATGCCTAATTTCGAATTGCACTCGCACAAGCAGATCATCAAGCACCGCGAAGTCGTGGATGACGACTGGAGCGTCCTGAAACTGGTGGAAGACGGCACGCCGGACACCGTGGAAGTCCCGGCCGGCAAGATCATCGTCCCGCTGAAAGTCTGGCAGGCGCAGCGTGAGCAGCTGCTGGGCCGGGCCGCCCGCAAGGAACTGGGTATCTGGTTCGCGTCGGACGAGCTGGCCAACACGGTCAAGGACGACCTCGACAAGTTCGCCGTCATCGCCGTCGACTTCCCGAAGTTCAGCGACGGCCGCGGCTACTCGATCGCCTACAACCTGCGCAAGCGCCTGGGTTACCAGGGTGAGCTGCGCGCGATCGGCGACGTGCTGCGCGACCAGCTGTTCCAGATGTACCGCTGCGGCTTCAACGCCTATGCGACGCGCCAGGACCGCAATATCCATGACGCGCTGAAGGGGCTGACGGTGTTCTCGGAAACGTACCAGGCATCCGTCGATAACGAACTGCCGCTGTTCCGCCGCCACCCGCGCGGCGCGCTGCCCGAGCACAGCGATCTCGGCGCCGGCATCTGA
- a CDS encoding phosphoadenylyl-sulfate reductase: protein MSDLNARVNETRGILERIARDFSPAVFASSLAAEDMVLTDLILKAGLPITIFSLETGRLHKETVAMIDKVKAHYGYDIVVMRPKQELVDEYVTKNGLNAFYDSVEMRKGCCYVRKVEPLGRALAGNKAWITGQRRAQSTTRTDLPVQEDDTAHGLAKFNPLADWSEEDVWEYIRGNNVPYNDLHDRGYPSIGCEPCTRAIQPGEDVRAGRWWWENADSKECGLHLVDGKLIRIKSVAPA, encoded by the coding sequence ATGAGCGACCTGAACGCGCGCGTGAATGAAACCCGCGGCATCCTGGAGCGCATTGCACGCGATTTTTCGCCTGCCGTGTTCGCTTCCAGCCTGGCCGCCGAGGACATGGTCCTCACCGACCTGATCTTGAAGGCCGGCCTGCCGATCACCATCTTCTCGCTGGAGACCGGGCGCCTGCACAAGGAAACCGTGGCCATGATCGACAAGGTCAAGGCCCACTACGGCTACGACATCGTCGTGATGCGTCCGAAGCAGGAACTGGTCGACGAGTACGTCACGAAGAACGGCCTGAACGCGTTCTACGACAGCGTCGAGATGCGCAAGGGCTGCTGCTACGTGCGCAAGGTCGAGCCGCTGGGCCGCGCCCTGGCCGGCAACAAGGCGTGGATCACCGGGCAGCGCCGTGCGCAGTCGACGACACGTACCGACCTGCCCGTGCAGGAAGACGATACGGCGCACGGCCTGGCCAAGTTCAATCCGCTGGCCGACTGGAGCGAAGAGGACGTGTGGGAATACATCCGCGGCAATAACGTGCCGTACAACGACCTGCACGACCGCGGCTACCCGTCGATCGGCTGCGAACCCTGCACCCGTGCTATCCAGCCGGGCGAGGACGTGCGTGCCGGCCGCTGGTGGTGGGAAAACGCCGACTCCAAGGAATGCGGCCTGCACCTCGTGGACGGCAAGCTCATTCGAATCAAATCCGTAGCCCCGGCCTAA
- the cysD gene encoding sulfate adenylyltransferase subunit CysD, with product MTTFSDTPLALSDVNARHLDALESEAIHILREVAAECSNPALLFSGGKDSVVLLRLAEKAFRPGKFPFPLVHIDTGHNFDEVIQFRDARVAELGERLIVGSVEDSIKKGTVRLRNPQTDSRNAAQAVTLLETIAEYGFDACIGGARRDEEKARAKERIFSFRDEFGQWDPKAQRPELWDLYNTRVHPGENMRVFPISNWTELDVWQYIAREKLALPPIYFAHERQVIPRNGLLVPLTPLTPARDGEEVETRVVRFRTVGDISCTCPVASDAATVDAIIAETAITQITERGATRMDDQTSEASMEKRKKQGYF from the coding sequence ATGACGACTTTTAGTGACACCCCGCTCGCCCTCAGCGACGTGAATGCGCGCCACCTGGACGCGCTCGAATCCGAAGCCATCCACATCCTGCGCGAGGTCGCGGCGGAATGCTCGAACCCCGCGCTGCTGTTCTCGGGCGGCAAGGACTCCGTCGTGCTGCTGCGCCTGGCCGAGAAGGCGTTCCGTCCGGGTAAATTCCCGTTCCCCCTCGTCCACATCGACACGGGCCACAACTTCGACGAAGTGATCCAGTTCCGCGACGCGCGCGTGGCCGAACTGGGCGAGCGTCTGATCGTCGGTTCCGTCGAGGACTCGATCAAGAAGGGCACCGTGCGCCTGCGCAACCCGCAGACGGATTCGCGCAACGCGGCCCAGGCCGTGACCTTGCTGGAAACCATCGCCGAATACGGCTTCGACGCCTGCATCGGCGGCGCCCGCCGCGACGAAGAAAAGGCCCGCGCGAAAGAGCGCATCTTCTCGTTCCGCGACGAATTCGGCCAGTGGGATCCGAAGGCCCAGCGTCCGGAACTGTGGGACCTGTATAACACCCGCGTGCACCCGGGCGAGAACATGCGCGTGTTCCCGATCTCGAACTGGACCGAGCTCGACGTCTGGCAATACATCGCCCGCGAAAAGCTGGCCCTGCCGCCGATCTATTTCGCGCACGAGCGCCAGGTGATCCCGCGTAACGGCCTGCTCGTGCCGCTGACGCCGCTGACCCCGGCCCGCGACGGCGAGGAAGTCGAGACCCGCGTCGTCCGTTTCCGCACCGTGGGCGACATCTCGTGCACGTGCCCGGTCGCATCGGATGCGGCGACCGTCGACGCCATCATCGCCGAAACGGCGATCACCCAGATCACCGAGCGCGGCGCGACCCGCATGGACGACCAGACGTCGGAAGCCTCGATGGAAAAGCGCAAGAAACAAGGATATTTCTGA
- a CDS encoding sulfate adenylyltransferase subunit 1, with translation MNALNEQLNHDNDQSGQAGLLRFITAGSVDDGKSTLIGRLLFDSKGIFADQLAAVSRSKHKRTVGDTIDLSLLTDGLEAEREQGITIDVAYRYFATPKRKFIIADTPGHEQYTRNMVTGASTADAVIILVDVSKVKLGDDGSVELLVQTKRHSTIAKLLQIEHVIVAVNKMDLVNYDRTVYDRIVAEYTKFADTLGLKDITAIPLSALAGDNVVERGDNMPWYEGPTLIELLEGLSVYDETHAAPFRFPVQLVARHNGHEANDFRGYMGRIESGKVAVGDKIVVQPSGHSATVKEILTFDGPLQQGVAGQSVTITLNEYVDISRGDVLAPAEQPATLLKQVKADVCWMADEPLDVRRKYWIKHGTRQTMAKVKAIDSVLDVNTQQRRTVDNPVEGLKLNDIAQIELAVQQPLAADAYDAIRATGAFILIDEVTHQTVAAGMIRIDA, from the coding sequence ATGAACGCCCTGAACGAACAACTGAACCACGATAACGACCAGAGCGGCCAGGCCGGTCTGCTGCGCTTCATCACCGCCGGCTCCGTCGACGACGGCAAGAGCACGCTGATCGGCCGCCTGCTGTTCGACAGCAAGGGCATCTTCGCCGACCAGCTGGCCGCCGTGTCGCGCTCCAAGCACAAGCGCACCGTGGGCGACACGATCGACCTGTCGCTGCTGACGGACGGCCTGGAAGCCGAGCGCGAGCAAGGCATCACGATCGACGTCGCGTACCGCTACTTCGCCACGCCGAAGCGCAAGTTCATCATCGCCGACACCCCGGGCCACGAGCAGTACACCCGCAACATGGTGACGGGCGCGTCGACCGCGGACGCCGTCATCATCCTCGTCGACGTGTCCAAAGTGAAGCTGGGCGATGACGGTTCGGTGGAACTGCTCGTGCAGACGAAGCGCCACTCGACCATTGCGAAACTGCTGCAGATCGAGCACGTGATCGTCGCCGTCAACAAGATGGACCTCGTGAACTACGACCGCACCGTGTACGACCGCATCGTCGCGGAATACACGAAGTTCGCGGACACGCTGGGCCTGAAGGACATCACGGCGATCCCGCTGTCGGCACTCGCGGGCGACAACGTCGTCGAGCGCGGCGACAACATGCCGTGGTACGAAGGCCCGACCCTGATCGAGCTGCTGGAAGGCCTGTCGGTCTACGACGAGACGCACGCCGCCCCGTTCCGCTTCCCCGTGCAGCTGGTCGCGCGCCATAACGGCCACGAAGCCAACGACTTCCGCGGCTACATGGGCCGCATCGAGTCCGGCAAGGTCGCGGTGGGCGACAAGATCGTCGTGCAGCCGTCCGGCCACAGCGCCACCGTGAAGGAAATCCTGACGTTCGACGGCCCGCTGCAACAGGGCGTCGCCGGCCAGTCCGTCACGATCACCTTGAACGAATACGTGGACATCTCGCGCGGCGACGTGCTGGCCCCGGCCGAGCAACCGGCCACCTTGCTGAAGCAGGTGAAAGCGGACGTGTGCTGGATGGCCGACGAACCCCTGGACGTGCGCCGCAAGTACTGGATCAAGCACGGCACCCGCCAGACGATGGCCAAGGTGAAGGCGATCGATTCCGTCCTGGACGTCAACACGCAACAACGCCGCACGGTCGACAACCCGGTCGAAGGCCTGAAGTTGAACGACATCGCGCAGATCGAACTGGCCGTGCAGCAGCCGCTGGCCGCCGACGCCTACGATGCGATCCGCGCAACGGGTGCCTTCATCCTCATCGATGAAGTTACCCATCAAACGGTCGCTGCGGGTATGATCCGTATTGACGCGTAA
- the cobA gene encoding uroporphyrinogen-III C-methyltransferase has protein sequence MAALGKVYLVGAGPGAADLITVRGARLLGEAEVVLYDALVTPEMLALCAQAELVPVGKRSGQRSTAQTVINEKLVDAARRYQRVVRLKGGDPMLFGRADEELRALEEAGVEVEVVPGITTAVAAAAATLQPLTKRGVARSVAFFTSSTAPDEPDHPALPETDTLVQYMGGREAAATAERLLAEGRRPNLPVVVVENCSRADQRVRRLTLADLSHGLDVAHGPVLVMIGEAMGHRPHQAL, from the coding sequence ATGGCGGCGTTGGGAAAAGTTTATCTGGTTGGAGCCGGTCCCGGCGCTGCTGATCTCATTACCGTTCGCGGGGCGCGCCTGCTCGGGGAGGCGGAGGTCGTGCTGTACGACGCCCTCGTCACCCCGGAGATGCTGGCCCTGTGCGCGCAGGCCGAGCTGGTCCCGGTCGGCAAGCGCTCCGGCCAGCGCTCCACGGCGCAAACCGTCATCAATGAAAAACTCGTCGACGCCGCGCGCCGCTACCAGCGCGTCGTGCGCCTGAAGGGCGGCGATCCGATGCTGTTCGGACGCGCCGACGAGGAACTGCGCGCGCTCGAGGAAGCCGGCGTCGAGGTCGAAGTCGTCCCCGGCATCACGACGGCCGTCGCCGCCGCGGCCGCGACCCTGCAGCCGCTGACCAAGCGCGGCGTGGCACGCAGCGTCGCCTTCTTCACGTCCAGCACCGCGCCGGACGAACCCGATCACCCTGCCCTGCCGGAAACCGACACGCTCGTCCAGTACATGGGCGGCCGCGAAGCCGCGGCCACGGCGGAACGCCTGCTGGCCGAAGGCCGCCGGCCCAACCTGCCCGTCGTCGTCGTGGAAAACTGCAGCCGCGCGGACCAGCGTGTGCGCCGACTGACCCTGGCCGATCTGTCGCACGGGCTGGACGTGGCGCACGGTCCCGTGCTCGTCATGATCGGCGAGGCGATGGGGCACCGGCCGCACCAGGCCCTCTGA